A window of the Brassica napus cultivar Da-Ae chromosome C5, Da-Ae, whole genome shotgun sequence genome harbors these coding sequences:
- the LOC111211878 gene encoding putative metallophosphoesterase At3g03305, which produces MEANGDDDELRKNTPLHRRRISLSSIHLLLLISLSTTTRVSGSIDESGRRTVIEARSGQDLVWVVQLSDLHFSVHHPERAIDFRNILGPALSLINPSLVLITGDLTDGKSKDLLAMKQNEQEWLEYESVMQDVIKTSGLNKTLFYDLRGNHDNFGVPSLGSSVDFFSKYSINGKLGRKENVNTVTLETSERKHLFVGVDTTMSIGLRGPTNLFGHPTDELLTSLDSQLSQWDDDKPTKPVTKIPFGHFPLSFSALTHSKKSLRGVFLKHSVSAYLCGHLHSRFGKNLKRLHRSGGVTLSDNDLFQLNMRRSGGDESAANCSFGASPDAEFWEWEMGDWRKNRAMRIVAIDRGHVSYLDLDFKSSESRKTIVLPTFPLDSRFMSTSLARHRYECQHMISSSYDAIRAIVFSQSLVVDVVARVYDSSPGFNNLVMEAPMRKHGSTSGASFYSLPWNYRAFEDSLPDRYWLQIEVIDIKGRSTLSELRPFSINGLSSRVSWTWNEFHVMGCQWAALYFPILWSVISCLLLAFFIPKCIIVVFKKQYTLKKFVAKKGLFTLVLWILQDLCRLPVVWFGYVAYLFYLVFFPWFSGEVFTDSGKRTYMTIMGWVVTSSGGGERKHEYVGEPDVMVLVIPHLVFVVIPSLVIVCCLVAERELYKEHIRAVSGKKEDDHNDRGRKKRWQRRSLLFSKRRLVRKSLLLASLALYWKHFKHFLVFGSFDRIAGV; this is translated from the exons ATGGAAGCGAACGGCGACGACGATGAGCTACGAAAGAACACACCTTTACACCGGAGAAGAATCTCGTTGAGTTCAATTCATCTTCTTCTGTTAATCTCCTTGAGCACGACGACGAGGGTCTCTGGTTCGATAGACGAATCTGGAAGAAGAACAGTGATCGAAGCTAGAAGCGGACAAGACTTGGTTTGGGTGGTTCAGCTATCAGATCTCCATTTCAGCGTTCACCATCCCGAGAGAGCTATCGATTTCAGAAACATACTTGGTCCTGCTCTCTCCCTCATCAACCCTTCTCTCGTCCTAATCACCGGCGATCTCACAG ATGGGAAGAGTAAAGACTTGTTAGCAATGAAGCAAAACGAACAAGAGTGGTTAGAGTATGAGAGCGTGATGCAAGATGTTATCAAGACAAGTGGGTTGAATAAAACCTTATTCTATGATCTTAGAGGTAACCACGACAACTTTGGTGTCCCCTCTCTTGGTTCGTCCGTTGATTTCTTCTCAAAGTATAGCATCAATGGGAAGTTAGGAAGGAAAGAGAATGTCAACACCGTCACTCTCGAG ACTAGTGAACGTAAACATCTCTTCGTTGGTGTTGACACCACAATGAGTATTGGACTACGCGGCCCAACGAACCTCTTCGGCCACCCAACCGACGAGCTTTTAACCTCGCTTGACTCACAGTTATCGCAATGGGATGACGACAAGCCAACGAAGCCTGTAACAAAGATCCCATTCGGACATTTCCCTTTATCCTTCTCAGCTCTAACACATTCCAAAAAGAGCCTTAGGGGCGTGTTCTTGAAGCACTCCGTCTCCGCTTACCTCTGTGGACATCTGCACTCGAGGTTCGGCAAGAACCTCAAGAGACTCCACCGCTCCGGCGGCGTCACTTTATCGGATAACGACTTGTTCCAGCTGAACATGAGGCGGAGCGGCGGCGATGAAAGTGCTGCGAACTGTTCCTTCGGCGCCTCCCCGGATGCGGAGTTCTGGGAGTGGGAGATGGGAGACTGGAGAAAGAACAGGGCGATGCGGATCGTGGCTATCGATAGAGGTCATGTCTCGTACCTTGATCTCGACTTCAAGTCGTCAGAGTCTCGGAAGACCATCGTGTTACCGACTTTTCCGTTAGATTCACGTTTCATGTCGACGTCGTTAGCACGCCACAGATACGAGTGTCAGCATATGATATCTTCCTCCTACGACGCGATCAGAGCCATTGTGTTTTCTCAATCTCTGGTTGTTGATGTTGTCGCTAGAGTCTATGACTCATCCCCTGGATTTAACAATCTAGTCATGGAAGCTCCTATGAGAAAACATGGTTCCACTTCTGGAGCATCTTTTTATTCGCTTCCGTGGAACTATAGAGCCTTTGAGGATTCTTTACCTGATAGGTATTGGCTTCAGATAGAAGTGATTGACATCAAAGGAAGATCGACTTTATCAGAGTTGCGTCCGTTCTCCATCAACGGTCTGAGCTCTAGAGTGTCGTGGACGTGGAACGAGTTTCATGTAATGGGCTGCCAATGGGCAGCGTTGTACTTCCCCATTCTATGGTCTGTGATAAGCTGTTTGCTTCTTGCTTTCTTTATTCCGAAATGCATTATCGTTGTATTCAAGAAGCAGTACACTCTCAAGAAGTTCGTCGCCAAGAAAGGACTATTCACGCTTGTGCTGTGGATTCTCCAAGACCTTTGTAGACTCCCTgtggtttggttcggttacgTGGCGTATTTGTTTTATCTCGTATTCTTCCCTTGGTTCTCCGGCGAAGTGTTTACTGACTCCGGGAAGAGAACGTACATGACCATTATGGGATGGGTGGTGACTAGCTCAGGCGGAGGAGAGAGGAAACATGAGTACGTTGGGGAGCCTGATGTGATGGTTCTGGTGATTCCGCATCTGGTCTTTGTCGTCATCCCAAGTTTGGTgattgtgtgttgtttggttgCTGAGAGAGAACTCTACAAAGAGCATATTAGAGCTGTATCTGGTAAGAAGGAAGATGACCATAATGACCGGGGAAGGAAGAAGAGATGGCAACGGAGATCGCTGTTGTTCTCTAAGAGGAGATTGGTTCGGAAGTCGCTCTTGCTGGCTTCATTGGCTCTGTACTGGAAGCATTTCAAG cattttcttgtttttggttCTTTTGACAGAATTGCTGGAGTCTAG